CGCCTACCACGACCGCAGCGACGGCGGCCTGCTCGCGACCGTGGCCGAAATGGCCTTTGCCGGCCACGTGGGCGTGGCGCTGAACGTGGACATGCTGGTGCTGGAGGGCGACGGCATCAGTGACAGCCGCATGGACAGCGGCGACGCCAAGAACTGGGCCACCCAGGTGGCCGCGCGCCGCCAGGAGCTCACGCTCAGGGCCCTGTTCAGCGAAGAGCTGGGCGTGGTGCTGCAGGTGGCCACCGAGCACCGCAACGAAGTGATGCAGACCCTGCGCGAGCACGGCCTTTCCAAACACAGCCACTTCATCGGCAAGACCCGTCCTCAGTCATCCAGCATGGACGTGGGCAAGGGTCAGCTGCAGGTCTGGCGCGACACCAAGGCCGTGTTCAGCGCCAGCCTGTTCGACCTGCACCAGGTCTGGGACAGCGTGAGCTGGAAGATCAACCAGCAGCGCGACAACCCGGCCTGCGCCGATGCCGAACACGCCGCGGCTGGTCTGCCTGCTGACCCCGGCATGCACGTGTCGCTGACGTTCGACCCGGCCGACAACGTGGCCGCGCCGTTCCTGAACCTGTCGAAACCCAAGGTCGCCATCCTGCGCGAGCAAGGCGTGAACTCGCACGTGGAGATGGCCTACGCCTTCACCCAGGCCGGCTTCGAGGCCTACGACGTGCACATGACCGATCTGCAGACCGGCCGCGCGAAACTGGCGGATTTCAAAGGTGTGGTCGCCTGCGGCGGCTTCAGCTATGGCGATACGCTGGGCGCCGGCATCGGCTGGGCGCGCAGCATCACGTTCAACCCACTGCTGTCCGAACAGTTCCAGGGCTTCTTCGGCCGCGAAGACACCTTCGGCCTGGGCGTGTGCAACGGCTGCCAGATGTTCGCCGAGCTGGCCGACATCATCCCCGGCGCCGAAGCCTGGCCGCGCTTCACCACCAACCAGAGCGAGCGCTTCGAGGCGCGCCTGTCGATGGTGGAAGTGCTCGAATCGCCCAGCCTGTTCCTGCAGGGCATGGCCGGCAGCCGCCTGCCCATCGCCGTGGCGCACGGCGAGGGTTACGCCAACTTCAAGCACCGCGGCAACCCGGGGCAGGCCATCGCGGCCATGCGCTTCGTGGACAACCACGGCACGGCCACCGAGCAGTACCCGTTCAACCCCAACGGCAGCCCGGGCGGCCTGACGGCGGTGACCACGGCCGACGGCCGCTTCACGGCCATGATGCCGCACCCCGAACGCGTGTTTCGCAACATCCAGATGAGCTGGACCAGCGGCGACCTGAACGCCCACAGCCCGTGGATGCGCATCTGGCGCAATGCGCGCAAATGGGTGGTTTGATTCGTTGTTTCTCTTGACCTGACCGAACGCACACCATGGCCGCCTCCAGCCTCTTAGCCCTCATCGACGACATCGCCACCCTGCTGGACGACGTGGCCGTCATGACCAAGGTCGCCGCCCGCCAGGGCGCGGCCGCCGCCGACGACGTGGCGGCCATGACGCAACTGGCCGCCAAGAAGACGGCCGGTGTGCTGGGCGACGACCTGGCGCTCAACGCGCAACAGGTCACCGGCGTCAAGGCTGACCGGGAGCTGCCCGTGGTCTGGGCGGTGGCCAAGGGTTCCTTGAAGAACAAGGCGATTCTCGTGCCCGCCGCGCTGGCCATCAGCGCCGTGGCGCCCTGGGCCATCACGCCGCTGCTGATGCTGGGCGGTCTGTTCCTCTGCTACGAAGGCACCGAAAAGGTGGTGCATGCGCTGGCCCATCGCAAAGCCGAAGACCAGCAGCACCACGCCGAGCTGGTGCAGGCGGTCAACGACGAGCAGATCGACCTGGTGGCTTTCGAGAAAGAGAAGATCCAAGGCGCCGTGCGCACCGACTTCATCCTCTCGGCCGAGATCATCGTCATCACCCTGGGCAGCGTGGCCGAGGCCAGCTTTGCGCGCCAGGTGGCCGTGCTGGTGGGCATCTCCATCATCATGACCATCGGCGTCTATGGCCTGGTGGGCGGCATCGTCAAGCTCGACGACGCAGGCCTGTACCTCAGCCGCCAGGCGGCGGCCTGGAAACAGGCCATCGGGCGCGGCATCGTCGGCATGGCGCCGTGGCTGATGAAAGGCCTGTCGGTCGTCGGCACGGCCGCGATGTTCCTGGTGGGCGGCGGCATTCTGGTGCACGGCGTGCCCGCCATTGGCCACGGCATCGAAGATTTCGCGCACACGCTGGGCTGGCTCGGCCCCATCGTGTCCAGCCTGGCCGGTGCCCTGATCGGGCTGGCCGCGGGCGGTGTGGTGCTGGCGGTCGTGGGTCTGTGGGGGCGATTCCGCGCCTCCGGAAAATCGGCTGCGGCGCACTGAGCGCACGCAGCTTGCGCCGCCCGGTGGCGGGCCCGCCGGGCGCATCCCCCATCAGAGGGGCAGGGGTGCGCCGCCTGCACTGGCAAGCCCTTGCAAATTGCGGGTGATGGGCCCCTAATACGCCTTGATCTGGCGCTGGCAGGGCGCGCCCGGCGCAGCGCCCGAGGCCGGGGTACCGCCAGTTGTGAAGAACGGGGGTCGAGCGCCCATGGACGGGATCTTCATCAGCTACCGACGCGACGACTCGGCGGGCTACGCCGGGCGCCTGTACGACCGGCTGGCCAGCCACTTCGGTGGCGAGCGCGTGTTCATGGACGTCGAGGGCATCGAACCCGGTGCCGATTTCGTCAACGCGATCGAAGAGGCGGTGAGTTCCTGCCGCGTGCTCATCGTCATGATCGGTGACGAATGGACCCACGGCACCGACGCCGCCGGGCGCCGCCGGCTCGACGACCCCAACGACTTTGTCCGGCTCGAAACCAGCGCGGCGCTCCAGCGTGGCATCCGTGTGGTGCCGGTGCTGGTGGGTGGCGCGGTCATGCCGCGCGCCGAAGAATTGCCCGAAGACCTCAAGCTATTGACGCGCCGCCAGGCGGTGGAGATCAACCACAAGCAGTGGGACGCGTCCTCCAGTGAACTGATACGCACGCTGGAACGGATTCTGGCCCACGAGGGCGGCCCTGAGCCGGCGCCGTTCAAAGCGAAAGCGGCCAACCGGGGCCCGGCCGTGGTGGCGAACAAGGCCGGCGGGCGGGCGCTACCCTGGGTCTGGCCGTCCGCCGCAGTGGGCGCCGTGCTGCTGGGTGTGGGCGTGTGGTGGTGGCTGCCGATGGGCGGGCCACCTTCCGAGAGACCCGAGCCAACGACTGCGCTGGTGGCGGCCAAGCCCGAATCGGCCGCGCCCGTGGTGGTGGCCAGCGCGCCGAAGACCGATGCGCCGGCCCCGGTGGCCGCGGCGGTCCCCAGTGCGACCACCCGGCCGGTGGCAACACCACCGGTGGTCGCGGCCGCATCGGGTGACACTGTGAAGCCATCTCCATCTCCATCTCCATCCCCGCCAACACCGACACCGACCCCTGAACCGGCGGTCACGCCGCCACAGATCCACGAGTTCCGAGCCGAGGCGGGCGAGGGCGGTACGCGCCTGTGTTACCGGGTCAGCAATGCCGACAGCGTCACGCTGTCACCGCGCCCCGGCGAACTCGAACGCGCCGGCCGCGACTGTGTGCCGGTGGACGTGGACGTTGCCACCACGTTCACGCTCACCGCGCGCCACGCGGACAAGGCGGTGCGCAAGACCCTGCTGGTGTCGCCCCCCCGGGTGGTCGTGGCCAGACCTGTGGCGCCAGTCACTCCCGTGGCACCGGTGGCGCGGCCCGCCGTCACCGAGCCCGCGTCGTCGGCCTCGGGCCTGCCGCGCCGCGGAGAGCGCTGGGTCTACCAGTCGTCCGGCAAATGGCGCACCAGCCCGAAGCGCCGGTTCGAGATGGTGATGCAGTCCTTGGTCGACGGCCTGGCCACCGACGCCCTTCGCCCACTCGATCCCGACGCCGGCCCGAGGGCCGAGTCGCGGCGCTCGCGCAGCGGCGCGCCCGGCTTCGTCACCTGGAGCGAGATCGGCTTCGAGTTCAGCCCCTACCTCGGTGCCTCCGTCTCGCTGGCCGAGATGGGCTCGCAGCGCGGCTTCGCCACCCCCGACTACGACCCGCAGTGGGGCGACTGGTATTCGCAGGCCAAGGTGCTGGGGCAGGAGTCGGTCAGCGTGCCCGCCGGCACCTTCTCGGCCCACAAGGTCGAGGTCTGGAGCAGCCGCCGCGCCACCGGCGGGCCCACCGTGGCGCAGGTCGAACCGGTGCGGGTGCACTACCTGGTGTGGTACGCGCCCGAGGTGAAACGCTACGTGAAGATGCAGCGCCGCATGCTCTCTGCGGCCAGCCTCGAAATGGAGAAAGACGTGTTCGAACTGGTGGAACACCGCCAGCCCTAGTGCTGGTTGACGTGCATCAATCCTTGCTCACGCCCCGTCCCGGAACACCCGGTCATGCGGTACAAAGAACCATCCACAGCGGTTGGGCGCCATGCGCCGCGCTGATCACCCCCATACCCTCTCAGGAGCCCCCCATGATCACCCAGCCCCCGGTCGATGCCGACGCCCCGCTGAACAACTTTTCCAACTGCCACGCAGGGATCGTCAAGCGCCTCACCGCGCTTGACGAGTTGCCCGCCTTGCTGGAGCCCGCCGCCAGGGCACGCCAGATCGCCGAGGAATCGCTCGAATTCTTCCGCGAAGCCATCTTCGAACACCACCTGGAAGAAGAGCGCGAGCTGTTCCCCGCCGTGATGGCCAGCGCCCAGCCCGGCGCGGAACTCGAACGGGTCAAGGCCATGGCCAAACGCCTGACCGATGAACACCGCGCCATCGAAGCCCTCTGGAAACAGCTGGAAAAGGGTTTGAAACCGGTTGCCAAAGGCCAGAGCACCCGCCTGGACGTGAGCGAGCTGCACCGCCTCGTGACCGAATACAAGGCCCACGCCACGTTCGAGGAGACCGAGTTTCTGCCCCTGAGCGAAGAAATCCTCGGCCGCAACAGCAACCACATGGCAGCGCTGGGGATGTCGCTGCACATGCGGCATGTGCCGCCGGTGAACGCCTATATCTGATCGGGTGCAGCGTCTGGCCGGCGCTGGTGCCGGACATGGTCATAAAAAAGGGGATGTCCTTACATCCCCTTTTTGCGAACAGCTCGCGAAAGCCGTTTTCAGCGCGAAAGCGCTGTGCGCAGCTCAGCCTCTGGCTGCATGGCCTGCTGTGGTACTCCGGTCATCGCGGGGTGCAGCGGCGATGCCTTGGTTGATGGGCTCAGGGCCTCCTGAATACCGATCTCGCTGATGCCGAAAGTCTGTTTCAGTGCGATGGTCTGCTGGTCCTTGCTGAGAAACACACCTTGTCCCTCTCCCCGGTTGGCGTTCGTCGCTGCCAACTGAGCCACGCTTCTTGCGATGGCGTCGATCTGCTCGGGTGAGTAGTTGGCGCCAAGGGAACCACTCAGGCGCTCAATCGCCATCTGGTGGACACGCTGCTGCTCGGGGCTCAACGCGGACCGAATCTGCGAAGAGGCAGTGGGCATATCCGGACTGTCAGTGGTTTTGGCCGGCGTGCGCGTTACGACACCCTCCTGAAAGCCTTCGACTTTCTTCATGCCGTCGAGCAGGGCTTCAAACTCCTTGCTGCTCAGGTTTTTGATTGCCTTGCCACGAAGCTCCACGCCCTGACGGTCACCTTCGGCGTAGACCGAGTTCGCGTAGGCATCGGTGTTGGCTTTGCCGGTGTAATCGTCCTTCGCATACCGGCCAAGCATCTCTGGAATCGTGCGATCGCCATGGGTGTTGGTCAACAGTTGGGCCTTGGCCGCTCGACCCGCTGCCTGGGTTTCAAAAATCGCGTTACCCCACTGGTCCAGCGCGACCACCCCGCCGTAACGTGCCTGAGCCGCCGCCAATGCGGCTTCGGGCGTCCGCGACGATGTCACCGTCTTGTCAGCGCTACCGGCATATTCGAACTTGAGGTTGCCTGGATTGTTGTTGCGCCAGGACACCGTGCCACCTTCGCGTGTCTCCTGCGACCCATCGTCCATCTGATAGACGCGGGTTTTACCTTCGGTCCTGATCAGATCTGTGATCTTGCTGGGTTCACCCATTGTTTTCTCCCTGTGAGTGTCTGGTGAGCGCGGGCACCGCGCTCATGCATGGCGTGCACAAGCTCAGGGGCGGGTTTCGCGTACCGTCACATCCTTGAGATGGTATTTGCCAGATCGGCTGATCTGACAAAAAGGTGTTGCTCGCAAACGCACCGTTTTTCCGTGGTACGGCGCGATGTCGAACTGCTCAATCGCCATGATGTTCATGATTTGCTCGCCACACTCGCCGCGGTCATCAAACCTGATCGGTACCGGGAGTTCCAAAGCGTAGGCTTTCAAGCCCGCGCCTTCGCCGGGCTGACCGAATTCGATCGGTCCCACGATCTTGCCGGTGAGTTCTCCCGGCGTGTCGAGGGTCGGAACGCTGAGGGTGGTGCCTGGTGTGCTGCAGGCGGTCAACGAAACGACGAGCGTGCAGACGGCAGCGGCCTGCGAAAAAGGACGCAGAAAAGATGTCATGTGAAACTCCCTGATGAATGGCAGCAGGCAGTATAGAAGCCTGCAACCCGTTCCCTGGAGCGATTGCCTTCCGCGACAACGAAAGGGGTTCAGCCCGCTGCCGCGCCGCTCGGCCGCGTCCGGTAGAACGTCACCGGGCTCGCCGGCACGGCGTTCAACACGCTGCGCTTGATCTTGCCCACCACGTGCATTTCGCAGGGCTTGCAGTCGAAGCGCAGGGTGAGCTTTTCATGGCCGTTGATGAGTTGCATGGGTTCGGCGCGCACCGTGCCCTGAACCCCCGTCACGCCCTTGGCCTGCTTGGGGCACAGGCTGAGGCTGTAGCGCACGCAGTGTTTGGTGATCATCAGGCTGACTTCGCCTTCTTCCTCGTGGCTCTCGTAGGCGGCGGCGATCATGTTCACGCCATGTTTCGCATAGAAGTCGCGGGCCTTGTGGTTGAACACGTTGGCCAGGTAGGTCAGGGTGTCTTCGGGGTAGGGGGCGGGCGGCTCCACCGGCTTTGCCCGCGGCAGGCGCTGCCACGCGGCGGTGCGGGCGGCTTCGAGTTTGTCGATGGCCTCGCGGCGCAAGGGGTTGAGCAGCGAGGCGGGCACGAAGCGGGGTCCATTCAGGTTCAGCGCCACGTCGATGGGCTGGAAGATGGTTTCACCCAGGCGTGAGAGGCTGTCGCGCAGCCGGGCATCGGCCTGCGCCGGGTCTTTCGCGGGTTCCAGCGCGCAGGGCAGGGTGGCGGTGGCGCTGTGGCCGTCTTCGTCGGTGACCGTGAGGCTCAGGCCGTTGGTGGTTTCGTCCAGCCTCAACCAGGCGCCGATGCGGCGCTCGGCCGATTTTTTCTCCAGCCCGCGCACCCAGTCCATGTCGCGGTTGCGGTTGATCTGCACGCCTTTGCGAAGGTCCTTGAAACTGTCCATCGGGTCTTTGGGGAACACGCGCCAGAGGCCCGGTTTGCCTGTCGACTCGGCCCGGTTGATCTGCAGGCCCACCAGTTCTTTCTGCAGGTCCAGGTAACACAGGCCATCGCCGTTGTGGATCACGGTGGCCGGGTCGTCGGTCTCCAGCTCCACGAAGTGGGGGCCGACCTGGGTGACGTAGCCGATGGGGCGGCCGGGGTTCTTGGGGGTGTCGAAGGCGCCGATGTCTTGCTGGCGGCCCTGCACGAAGTAGTCGGTGAACTCGCGGTTGAAGTTCTGGTCCGGGTCGGGCTGAAAGCTGAAGGTGCATTCGCCGCTGCTGGCGCGCGCCAACTCGGGGCGTTCTTCCAGGATCTGATCAAACAACACCCGGTAGTGGGCGGTGATGTTCTTCACGTAGCCCATGTCTTTGTAGCGGCCTTCGATCTTGAAGCTGCGCGCGCCGGCGTCGATCAGGGCGCGCAGGTTGTTGCTCTGGTTGTTGTCCTTCATGGAAAGGACATGCTTGTCGTGCGCGACGATGCGGCCCTGGCTGTCTTTCACTTCATAGGGCAGGCGGCAGGCCTGCGAGCAGTCGCCGCGGTTGGCGCTGCGCCCGGTGTGGGCGTGGCTGATGAAACACTGGCCGCTGTAGGCCACGCAGAGCGCGCCGTGGATGAAGAACTCCAGCGTGCAGCGCTGTGGGTCGGTGGCGGCGCGGATGTCGGCGATCTGCTGCAGCGTGAGTTCACGCGCGAGCACGATCTGGGACAGGCCGGCGTCCTGCAGGAAGCGGGCTTTTTCGGGCGTGCGGATGTCGGTCTGGGTGCTGGCGTGCAGCTGGATCGGCGGCAGGTCGATCTCCAACAGGCCCATGTCCTGGACGATGAGCGCGTCCACCCCAGCGTCGTAGAGCTGCCAGGCCAGCTTGCGCGCGGGCTCCAGCTCGTCGTCGCGCAGGATGGTGTTCATCGTCGTGAAGATGCGGCCGCCGAAGCGGTGCGCATGTTTCGCCAGCCGGGCGATGTCCTGCACGCGGTTGTCGGCGCTGGTGCGCGCGCCGAAGCTCGGCCCGCCGATGTAGACCGCGTCGGCCCCGTGGTTCACCGCCTCGATGCCGATGTCGGCGTCGCGCGCGGGGGAGAGCAGTTCGAGTTGGTGCGGCAGCATGGTCGGTGGGGCGGGGCGAAGAGGCAGAATCGGGGGAAAAATTCAAGCCGGTATTGTCCTGGAGAACGCCCATGAACGCAGCCACCGAAATCGCAAAGACCGCCATCGTGCTCGTGCACGGCTCCTGGCACGGCGCCTGGTGCTGGCGCCGCGTATTGCCCCTGCTGCGCGGCGCGGGTGTCGAGACGCACGCCGTCACGCTCACTGGCGTGGGCGAGCGGGCGCACTTGCTCAGCCCCGAGGTCGGCATCGACACCCACACCCAGGACGTGATCGGCCTGATCGAGGCCGAAGAGCTGCAGCGCGTGGTGTTGGTGGGTCACAGCTACGCGGGCAACCTCATCACCTGCGTGGCCGACCGCCTGCAGCGCACGCACCCGGGCCTGCTGCGCCACCTCGTTTACGTGGACGCGGGCGTGCCCAACCCCGGCGACAGCTGGAGCACGCCGCACAGCCCCGAAACCGTGGCCAGGCGCGTCAAGGAAGCGCAGGCCAGTGGCGGCCTGAGTTTTCCGCCGCCCGACGCCTCGTTGTTTGGCCTGGAAGGCGCCGACCGCGACTGGGTCAACCGCCGGCAGACGCCGCAACCCTTCCGGCTCTACCAGGAGCCGCTGCGCTTCGACCCGGCGCTGGTCTGGGCCGTGCCGCACAGCTTCATCGACTGCACCCACCCACCGCTGGCCACCATCGCGGCGTCGCGCCAGCGCGTGCGCAGCGAGCCGGGCTGGACGGTG
This Hydrogenophaga taeniospiralis DNA region includes the following protein-coding sequences:
- a CDS encoding alpha/beta fold hydrolase, yielding MNAATEIAKTAIVLVHGSWHGAWCWRRVLPLLRGAGVETHAVTLTGVGERAHLLSPEVGIDTHTQDVIGLIEAEELQRVVLVGHSYAGNLITCVADRLQRTHPGLLRHLVYVDAGVPNPGDSWSTPHSPETVARRVKEAQASGGLSFPPPDASLFGLEGADRDWVNRRQTPQPFRLYQEPLRFDPALVWAVPHSFIDCTHPPLATIAASRQRVRSEPGWTVYEMATGHDPMVSAPRDLAQLLLAIHHRSAA
- a CDS encoding hemerythrin domain-containing protein, whose protein sequence is MITQPPVDADAPLNNFSNCHAGIVKRLTALDELPALLEPAARARQIAEESLEFFREAIFEHHLEEERELFPAVMASAQPGAELERVKAMAKRLTDEHRAIEALWKQLEKGLKPVAKGQSTRLDVSELHRLVTEYKAHATFEETEFLPLSEEILGRNSNHMAALGMSLHMRHVPPVNAYI
- a CDS encoding toll/interleukin-1 receptor domain-containing protein, with protein sequence MDGIFISYRRDDSAGYAGRLYDRLASHFGGERVFMDVEGIEPGADFVNAIEEAVSSCRVLIVMIGDEWTHGTDAAGRRRLDDPNDFVRLETSAALQRGIRVVPVLVGGAVMPRAEELPEDLKLLTRRQAVEINHKQWDASSSELIRTLERILAHEGGPEPAPFKAKAANRGPAVVANKAGGRALPWVWPSAAVGAVLLGVGVWWWLPMGGPPSERPEPTTALVAAKPESAAPVVVASAPKTDAPAPVAAAVPSATTRPVATPPVVAAASGDTVKPSPSPSPSPPTPTPTPEPAVTPPQIHEFRAEAGEGGTRLCYRVSNADSVTLSPRPGELERAGRDCVPVDVDVATTFTLTARHADKAVRKTLLVSPPRVVVARPVAPVTPVAPVARPAVTEPASSASGLPRRGERWVYQSSGKWRTSPKRRFEMVMQSLVDGLATDALRPLDPDAGPRAESRRSRSGAPGFVTWSEIGFEFSPYLGASVSLAEMGSQRGFATPDYDPQWGDWYSQAKVLGQESVSVPAGTFSAHKVEVWSSRRATGGPTVAQVEPVRVHYLVWYAPEVKRYVKMQRRMLSAASLEMEKDVFELVEHRQP
- a CDS encoding DUF808 domain-containing protein produces the protein MAASSLLALIDDIATLLDDVAVMTKVAARQGAAAADDVAAMTQLAAKKTAGVLGDDLALNAQQVTGVKADRELPVVWAVAKGSLKNKAILVPAALAISAVAPWAITPLLMLGGLFLCYEGTEKVVHALAHRKAEDQQHHAELVQAVNDEQIDLVAFEKEKIQGAVRTDFILSAEIIVITLGSVAEASFARQVAVLVGISIIMTIGVYGLVGGIVKLDDAGLYLSRQAAAWKQAIGRGIVGMAPWLMKGLSVVGTAAMFLVGGGILVHGVPAIGHGIEDFAHTLGWLGPIVSSLAGALIGLAAGGVVLAVVGLWGRFRASGKSAAAH
- a CDS encoding peptidase U32 family protein translates to MLPHQLELLSPARDADIGIEAVNHGADAVYIGGPSFGARTSADNRVQDIARLAKHAHRFGGRIFTTMNTILRDDELEPARKLAWQLYDAGVDALIVQDMGLLEIDLPPIQLHASTQTDIRTPEKARFLQDAGLSQIVLARELTLQQIADIRAATDPQRCTLEFFIHGALCVAYSGQCFISHAHTGRSANRGDCSQACRLPYEVKDSQGRIVAHDKHVLSMKDNNQSNNLRALIDAGARSFKIEGRYKDMGYVKNITAHYRVLFDQILEERPELARASSGECTFSFQPDPDQNFNREFTDYFVQGRQQDIGAFDTPKNPGRPIGYVTQVGPHFVELETDDPATVIHNGDGLCYLDLQKELVGLQINRAESTGKPGLWRVFPKDPMDSFKDLRKGVQINRNRDMDWVRGLEKKSAERRIGAWLRLDETTNGLSLTVTDEDGHSATATLPCALEPAKDPAQADARLRDSLSRLGETIFQPIDVALNLNGPRFVPASLLNPLRREAIDKLEAARTAAWQRLPRAKPVEPPAPYPEDTLTYLANVFNHKARDFYAKHGVNMIAAAYESHEEEGEVSLMITKHCVRYSLSLCPKQAKGVTGVQGTVRAEPMQLINGHEKLTLRFDCKPCEMHVVGKIKRSVLNAVPASPVTFYRTRPSGAAAG